A single window of uncultured Methanospirillum sp. DNA harbors:
- a CDS encoding response regulator has protein sequence MYRKPTELRVLVVDDDREFQNIISHYLTEDPEYSVVSVDSGQQALDMIREQAFSAIIADYQMPEMDGLDLLRIIRSQGNSIPFIIFTGQGCEEVAIDALNAGADFYLVKGEDPAPQFLALRMNLSKIIAKQQADEALRVSEAENRKMLSLLKATLEATEDGILVETMDREIVGHNERFLKMFNLEKSQVEGKTGAEIWALVSDQIKPGSEPMVQGKMSGTSQPVLLSFRDGRVIESHARPQICDGNVMGRVWSFHDLTERVRAEDALRESEAFNRGLVDNLPDYVMIYERTGKILYINSSGIAGIRAEEKSPVGNLIYQYLLPEHHRIVREKVERRFMQEEVPPYEVRLVKSDNSVLDVMVQGTVIPFQGSDVILAVLTDITSRKEGEEALERYAQTLQVTVNALATANKKLNLLSDVTRHDILNQIHIILSYLDMVASEQMPDSQRKMLNRIEDATSLIHRQIQFTRSYQDLGVNKPEWQNVKKTIDLLPSRGIPVLNEVSGLTIFADPLLPKVFENLHDNAIRHGGEITTVRVTADLRDDGAMRLRWSDNGVGISPEEKEKIFEKGFGNNTGFGMFLIREILALTGISIREIGSEGSGACFEMIIPRGSYILQ, from the coding sequence ATGTATCGGAAACCTACTGAGCTCAGAGTTCTGGTGGTCGATGATGATCGGGAGTTTCAGAATATCATCTCCCATTATCTGACAGAAGACCCGGAGTACTCAGTAGTGTCAGTTGACTCTGGTCAGCAGGCCCTTGATATGATCAGGGAGCAGGCATTCTCTGCTATCATCGCAGACTATCAGATGCCTGAGATGGACGGTCTTGACCTGCTCAGGATCATCAGAAGCCAGGGTAATTCAATTCCATTCATTATCTTCACCGGGCAGGGATGCGAAGAGGTTGCAATTGATGCATTAAATGCGGGGGCTGACTTTTACCTGGTGAAAGGAGAAGATCCGGCCCCACAGTTCCTGGCTCTCAGGATGAATCTTAGCAAGATTATTGCAAAGCAACAGGCAGATGAGGCCCTGCGAGTCAGCGAGGCAGAGAACAGAAAGATGCTCTCGCTGCTCAAGGCAACACTTGAGGCAACCGAGGACGGTATCCTCGTCGAGACGATGGACAGGGAGATCGTCGGGCATAATGAGCGGTTCCTCAAGATGTTCAATCTTGAGAAGAGTCAGGTTGAAGGGAAAACGGGGGCAGAGATCTGGGCACTTGTATCTGATCAGATCAAGCCGGGATCCGAGCCCATGGTGCAGGGAAAAATGTCTGGCACAAGTCAACCAGTCCTTCTTTCGTTCAGGGATGGCAGGGTGATCGAATCACATGCCAGGCCCCAGATCTGTGATGGTAATGTTATGGGCCGGGTCTGGAGTTTCCATGACCTGACCGAACGGGTCAGGGCTGAGGATGCACTACGGGAGAGTGAGGCATTTAACAGGGGGCTTGTTGACAACCTCCCGGATTATGTCATGATCTATGAGAGAACAGGGAAGATCCTCTACATTAACAGTTCAGGCATTGCAGGAATCAGAGCTGAAGAAAAGAGCCCTGTTGGAAACCTGATCTACCAGTATCTGCTCCCGGAACATCACAGGATTGTCCGGGAGAAGGTTGAACGAAGGTTTATGCAGGAAGAGGTCCCCCCCTACGAGGTCAGACTTGTCAAGTCAGACAACAGCGTTCTTGATGTCATGGTCCAGGGAACAGTGATTCCGTTCCAGGGCTCTGATGTTATCCTGGCTGTCCTGACAGATATCACCTCGCGCAAGGAAGGAGAAGAGGCACTTGAGCGGTACGCACAAACCCTGCAGGTTACCGTAAACGCCCTGGCAACTGCAAACAAAAAGCTCAACCTCCTCTCTGATGTCACCCGCCATGACATCCTCAACCAGATTCATATCATTCTCAGTTATCTCGATATGGTCGCATCAGAGCAGATGCCAGACAGTCAGAGAAAAATGCTTAACCGGATCGAGGATGCAACATCGCTCATTCACCGTCAGATCCAGTTTACCAGGAGTTACCAGGATCTGGGGGTGAACAAACCTGAATGGCAGAATGTTAAAAAGACGATAGACCTCCTCCCTTCCCGCGGGATACCGGTACTGAACGAGGTCAGCGGGCTTACCATTTTTGCAGACCCTCTTCTTCCAAAGGTGTTTGAAAATCTCCACGATAATGCAATCAGACACGGGGGAGAGATCACCACTGTCAGGGTTACGGCAGATCTGAGAGACGATGGAGCAATGAGGCTGCGGTGGTCTGATAACGGAGTCGGGATCTCTCCGGAAGAGAAAGAGAAGATCTTTGAGAAAGGATTCGGGAACAACACCGGGTTCGGGATGTTTCTGATCAGAGAGATCCTTGCTCTCACCGGGATATCAATCAGGGAGATCGGATCTGAAGGGTCTGGTGCCTGCTTTGAGATGATCATCCCGAGGGGATCCTATATACTGCAATGA
- a CDS encoding methyl-accepting chemotaxis protein: MRVSERYSTGDFSARFNSSIRVEGEFATFRDSIAGIGEQVGEAIEVIQDEMRTLSSMAGSVLGKTQSMTIDTHLLADRSDMISTRTEQIAEAMGEVIVSMDQIALVTSEIAEKSAKVAEISSEGSVVAESGQQLAIEAREAMKAVQSSVHDTSMIIGGIADQMAHITNISRKIQDLTEQTNLLSLNAAIEAARAGQAGAGFAVVAGEVKGLAMNAEQAAAEIQDITSKLETEIKKALSIEKTLVRQSG; this comes from the coding sequence ATGAGGGTATCTGAGCGGTATTCAACAGGAGACTTCTCGGCACGGTTCAACTCCTCTATCAGGGTCGAAGGAGAGTTTGCCACATTCAGGGACTCAATTGCCGGTATAGGAGAGCAGGTGGGCGAGGCGATCGAGGTGATCCAGGACGAGATGAGAACCCTCTCATCAATGGCGGGATCAGTACTCGGGAAGACCCAGTCCATGACCATAGATACTCATCTTCTTGCTGACCGGAGTGATATGATCAGCACCAGGACAGAACAGATAGCAGAGGCGATGGGAGAGGTTATCGTTTCCATGGATCAGATTGCTCTTGTAACATCCGAGATCGCAGAAAAGAGTGCAAAGGTCGCTGAAATTTCGTCAGAAGGATCTGTTGTTGCCGAATCAGGACAGCAACTCGCTATTGAGGCACGTGAGGCGATGAAAGCCGTTCAGTCGTCTGTGCATGACACCTCGATGATCATCGGGGGCATCGCAGATCAGATGGCCCATATCACAAATATCAGCAGGAAGATCCAGGACCTCACCGAGCAGACGAATCTTCTCTCTCTGAATGCTGCAATAGAGGCGGCCCGTGCAGGTCAGGCGGGAGCAGGATTTGCCGTGGTCGCAGGTGAGGTGAAGGGTCTTGCCATGAATGCTGAACAGGCAGCAGCCGAGATTCAGGATATAACCTCAAAGCTGGAGACAGAGATCAAGAAGGCATTGTCAATAGAGAAGACACTTGTCCGCCAGTCAGGATAA
- a CDS encoding HAMP domain-containing protein gives MALLATSAFIIGYAAVSVHSVALENTQAKQVTTAESAAAGFSSDTIRSLSTVQSLADALAGIKSSGTVITRDTPTQMLKSVFQANPHFIQIYSTWEPNAFDGKDREFEGIAPYDSNGRYETDWFRDDTGTITEYEYKEDESVDYSGDWYLSTKDAGSAVLLEPYLDEIEGEQVLMTSVIAPVNVGGRFLGVVGADIAMDFLQAKVDALPESSESMMVMVTPEREIAAATRRPDLVGTQFTGLIPDETISEAVEQSGGARVYKTSQGGTSITQVPFRIGSEEKPWTIAVLTPEEEITRDANALILQLIAVASLMITVGLILLFTASRRITAPLKYLITGMKRLADGDKSVQIPVISQDEIGKVSTEFNSLIRILVNREQKLAEHAQAQQDLNEAIIMTAESVKMGNLESTLDEERFDEEFKNLPPESTNSSPGSAHLSERR, from the coding sequence GTGGCACTGCTTGCAACCTCAGCATTCATCATCGGATACGCAGCGGTATCGGTTCATTCGGTGGCATTGGAAAATACCCAGGCTAAACAGGTGACAACCGCCGAATCAGCTGCAGCAGGCTTCTCATCAGATACAATCAGGTCGCTATCGACCGTGCAGTCACTGGCAGATGCACTAGCGGGGATAAAAAGCAGTGGAACCGTTATCACACGAGATACTCCAACGCAGATGCTTAAGTCGGTCTTCCAGGCAAATCCACATTTTATCCAGATATATTCAACCTGGGAGCCGAATGCATTTGACGGGAAGGACAGGGAGTTTGAAGGGATTGCCCCGTATGACAGCAACGGAAGGTACGAGACCGACTGGTTCCGTGATGATACCGGCACGATCACCGAATATGAGTATAAAGAAGACGAATCAGTAGATTATTCTGGAGACTGGTACCTGTCAACCAAAGATGCAGGGTCTGCAGTGCTCCTTGAGCCATACCTGGATGAGATCGAGGGAGAGCAGGTCCTGATGACCTCGGTTATCGCACCGGTGAACGTAGGGGGACGATTTCTCGGCGTCGTCGGTGCAGACATCGCTATGGACTTTCTTCAAGCCAAAGTGGATGCCCTCCCGGAAAGCAGTGAAAGCATGATGGTCATGGTGACACCGGAAAGAGAGATCGCAGCGGCAACTCGGCGACCTGACCTTGTAGGAACTCAGTTCACCGGGCTCATTCCTGATGAAACCATTAGCGAGGCCGTTGAACAGAGTGGAGGAGCCCGTGTTTACAAGACTTCCCAGGGTGGGACGAGTATCACCCAGGTACCGTTCCGGATAGGGTCCGAAGAAAAACCCTGGACTATCGCGGTACTGACTCCTGAAGAGGAGATCACCAGAGATGCAAATGCCCTGATTCTTCAGCTTATCGCGGTTGCGAGCCTGATGATAACGGTCGGACTTATCCTTCTCTTCACAGCCTCCCGCAGGATTACGGCCCCGCTCAAATATCTTATCACGGGCATGAAACGCCTTGCTGATGGGGATAAGAGCGTTCAGATACCTGTCATCAGTCAGGACGAGATCGGAAAGGTGAGCACCGAGTTCAACAGCCTTATCCGGATTCTGGTAAACCGGGAGCAAAAACTCGCAGAACATGCTCAGGCGCAGCAGGATCTCAACGAGGCCATCATCATGACAGCAGAATCTGTGAAGATGGGAAACCTGGAATCGACCCTTGATGAAGAGCGGTTTGATGAAGAGTTCAAAAACTTGCCGCCGGAATCAACGAACTCATCGCCTGGATCCGCACACCTATCAGAGAGGCGATGA
- a CDS encoding helix-turn-helix domain-containing protein, whose protein sequence is MKCEKVTKCRLDAVVDVIGSKWNLMIIWHLRDSVLRFSELQGRMCGINSKTITKHLRDLEKESIITRTVYPEVPPRVEYALTEQGRGILPIIDEMLIWGGKFRHPPEGMSGYEAGRTVRAGE, encoded by the coding sequence GTGAAATGCGAAAAAGTTACCAAGTGCAGACTTGACGCAGTGGTGGATGTCATAGGGAGCAAATGGAATCTTATGATCATCTGGCATCTCCGTGATTCCGTACTCAGATTTTCTGAACTTCAGGGCAGGATGTGTGGAATCAACTCAAAGACCATCACCAAGCATCTCCGGGATCTTGAAAAGGAGTCGATCATCACCAGAACTGTATACCCCGAGGTTCCACCACGGGTGGAGTATGCCCTCACCGAACAGGGACGTGGTATACTTCCGATCATTGATGAGATGCTTATATGGGGAGGAAAATTCCGCCATCCACCTGAAGGGATGAGTGGATATGAAGCAGGCAGAACCGTTCGGGCAGGCGAATAA
- a CDS encoding nitroreductase family protein: MTITVENKTCTRCGICADICPMGIIHPPAGGESPFVADSQSGWCISCGQCTAFCPSGALTLQKDSGLAPEPAWDGDGVAPDILMSYLKSRRSIRNFKSEPVPKKTIESLLDVARYAASGGNGQPVQWLVIHDPEKVQKVAEAVVEWMRTLVGSDHPMGRYVPSLIAGWDKGSDPICRGAPHLLIPHIPEDNPMAQTDGIIALTHVDIAAPAFGVGTCWGGFVAMASQASPDVRDLFALPAGRKPLYALMFGYPRYKPAYIPTRNEAVITWQ, encoded by the coding sequence ATGACGATAACTGTTGAGAATAAAACCTGCACCCGATGCGGGATCTGCGCTGATATATGCCCGATGGGCATCATTCACCCTCCGGCAGGTGGTGAGAGCCCTTTTGTGGCAGATTCGCAGTCCGGGTGGTGTATTTCCTGTGGGCAGTGTACTGCATTCTGCCCCTCCGGAGCCCTTACCCTGCAGAAGGATTCTGGTCTTGCACCTGAGCCTGCATGGGATGGGGACGGTGTTGCTCCGGATATCCTGATGTCATACCTGAAGAGTCGTCGCTCAATCAGGAATTTCAAGAGCGAGCCGGTTCCGAAGAAGACTATCGAGTCACTTCTTGATGTTGCACGATATGCAGCCTCGGGTGGGAACGGGCAACCGGTCCAGTGGCTGGTCATCCATGATCCGGAAAAGGTGCAGAAGGTTGCCGAAGCAGTCGTCGAATGGATGCGTACACTTGTCGGGAGTGATCACCCGATGGGCAGGTATGTCCCATCCCTCATCGCTGGATGGGATAAAGGCTCAGATCCCATCTGCCGGGGTGCTCCTCATCTCCTGATACCCCATATTCCAGAGGATAATCCGATGGCACAGACCGACGGGATCATCGCCCTCACCCATGTAGACATTGCAGCTCCAGCGTTCGGTGTCGGGACATGCTGGGGGGGATTCGTGGCGATGGCATCCCAGGCATCACCAGATGTTCGCGATCTCTTTGCCCTTCCGGCCGGAAGAAAACCGCTGTATGCATTAATGTTCGGGTACCCGAGGTACAAGCCTGCATACATCCCTACAAGGAATGAGGCCGTGATCACCTGGCAGTGA
- a CDS encoding flavodoxin family protein, producing MKIFAINGSPRKTWNTATLLQHALDGAAAQGAETELIHIYDLDYKGCTSCFACKIKGGKSYGRCILRDDLTPVLDRIARADALILGSPLYFGTVSGEMRCFMERLMFPYLVYARPPQFLFERKIPTAFVYTMNVSEGMTHEAGYDVHFKTNESVLERLYGSCESFFSYETLQFEDYSKVVFSYCDPAERVERRKTVFPKDCERAYDLGKRLMQKI from the coding sequence ATGAAGATTTTTGCAATTAACGGAAGCCCCAGAAAAACCTGGAATACAGCAACACTGCTGCAGCATGCCCTGGACGGAGCTGCTGCACAGGGAGCAGAGACTGAACTGATTCATATTTATGATCTTGACTATAAGGGCTGTACCAGCTGCTTTGCCTGTAAAATCAAGGGTGGCAAGAGTTATGGAAGATGCATCCTCCGTGATGATCTGACTCCTGTTCTGGATCGGATTGCACGTGCAGATGCCCTGATCCTTGGTTCACCCCTTTACTTCGGAACCGTTTCCGGTGAGATGCGATGTTTCATGGAACGGCTCATGTTCCCGTATCTGGTTTACGCCAGGCCTCCGCAGTTTCTCTTTGAGAGAAAGATTCCTACCGCATTTGTGTATACCATGAACGTCAGTGAAGGTATGACTCATGAGGCCGGGTATGACGTGCATTTCAAGACCAATGAGTCAGTGCTTGAACGGTTGTATGGCTCCTGTGAATCCTTCTTTTCCTACGAAACGCTGCAGTTTGAAGACTATTCAAAGGTGGTCTTCAGTTACTGCGATCCAGCAGAAAGGGTTGAGAGGAGAAAGACTGTGTTTCCAAAGGACTGCGAGCGGGCGTATGATCTTGGAAAACGACTCATGCAAAAGATATAA
- a CDS encoding 4Fe-4S binding protein, whose protein sequence is MKRKIITIDEEKCTGCGQCIPDCPEGALQLLDGKARLISDLFCDGLGACIGTCPEEAISVIEREAGAYDEKEVMKNIARQGEAVIRAHLEHLAGHGEMDLYHQALASLQEMHIDVPVHRGSPDHAGHQHDHNPFAACPGSAARIIEHTRQSSQAPVHAESELRQWPVQLKLLNPANPYFENADLLVAADCVPFAYADFHQKLLKDRILIIFCPKLDSDIEGYITKLAEILKIHTIRSITTVHMIVPCCSGVTYVVNEALKLSGKEIPVHDIIITLQGTIAE, encoded by the coding sequence ATGAAACGAAAGATAATCACGATCGACGAGGAGAAATGCACCGGATGTGGCCAGTGCATACCTGACTGTCCTGAAGGAGCCCTCCAGCTCCTTGATGGAAAGGCACGGCTGATCAGCGATCTCTTCTGCGACGGTCTTGGTGCCTGTATCGGAACCTGTCCTGAAGAAGCAATATCTGTTATTGAACGCGAGGCAGGAGCATATGACGAGAAAGAGGTCATGAAGAACATTGCCCGTCAGGGTGAGGCGGTTATCAGGGCTCACCTCGAACACCTTGCCGGGCATGGGGAGATGGATCTCTATCACCAGGCGCTGGCATCCCTGCAGGAGATGCATATCGATGTGCCAGTTCACCGGGGAAGTCCTGATCATGCAGGGCATCAGCATGACCACAACCCGTTCGCTGCCTGTCCGGGATCAGCGGCAAGGATCATTGAGCATACGAGGCAGTCGTCACAAGCTCCTGTCCATGCAGAGTCTGAACTGCGGCAGTGGCCTGTTCAACTTAAGCTTCTCAATCCAGCAAACCCGTATTTTGAGAATGCAGATCTGCTCGTGGCAGCAGATTGTGTCCCGTTTGCATATGCAGACTTTCACCAGAAGTTACTCAAAGACAGGATTTTGATCATCTTCTGCCCTAAACTGGATTCAGATATTGAGGGTTACATAACCAAACTGGCAGAGATACTAAAGATCCATACGATCAGATCCATCACAACCGTGCATATGATCGTCCCCTGTTGCAGTGGTGTTACATATGTGGTCAATGAGGCACTGAAACTATCAGGAAAAGAGATACCTGTTCATGATATCATCATCACCCTTCAAGGGACTATCGCAGAGTGA
- the tpiA gene encoding triose-phosphate isomerase, which translates to MAHHTIKSPVVLVNLKCYQESVGHGAHRIAQAAQEVAEESGVSIGLAPMFMDIHPIKHHFDLPVFAQHIDPIAPGAHTGRIPLTAVKAAGAVGSLVNHSEYRLSIADIETNVMALRKEGMISCVCSNTVGTTSAVAALGPDYVAIEPPELIGGKVSVAEANPDIITGSVQAALKANPDVKVLTGAGIHSGKCVKTAVDLGTVGVLLASSVVKAEDPGAVLRDLVSLL; encoded by the coding sequence ATGGCACACCATACGATCAAATCCCCTGTGGTCCTTGTTAACCTCAAATGTTACCAGGAGTCAGTGGGTCACGGTGCCCACCGGATAGCACAGGCAGCACAGGAAGTTGCAGAAGAGAGCGGCGTCTCTATTGGCCTTGCACCGATGTTCATGGATATTCACCCGATCAAGCATCACTTTGATCTTCCTGTTTTTGCCCAGCACATCGATCCAATAGCCCCGGGTGCTCACACCGGACGCATTCCTCTCACTGCAGTAAAAGCAGCAGGTGCAGTCGGATCTCTGGTCAACCACTCCGAATATCGCCTCTCGATCGCAGATATCGAGACAAATGTAATGGCTCTTCGTAAAGAAGGGATGATCTCATGTGTATGTTCAAATACGGTTGGCACAACCTCTGCCGTTGCTGCACTCGGCCCTGACTATGTTGCCATCGAACCGCCAGAACTTATCGGGGGAAAGGTATCAGTTGCCGAAGCAAATCCTGATATTATCACCGGATCGGTTCAGGCAGCCTTGAAGGCAAATCCTGATGTAAAGGTTCTCACCGGGGCAGGGATCCACTCCGGAAAATGTGTGAAGACCGCTGTTGATCTCGGAACCGTAGGTGTACTTCTTGCATCAAGTGTGGTAAAAGCAGAAGACCCGGGTGCAGTACTGCGTGATCTGGTCTCACTCCTGTAA
- a CDS encoding response regulator: MNNQADVPAIAHERVLHVDDEPMICDVTRLCLERGGRFRVDVVYNAEEALALLRSGSYSCVISDYEMPTMNGIELLKEIRSFDPEIPFILFSGRGKETVVIEAINTGADFFIQKGGDTKTLFAELNHKVDYAITKHNARLALKRRDAILEAVSLVATLFLGGEAFKKALKESLTLFGLATEVDMVLVFREDPHNPFDQRYHRLCGWSRLGDPEPAEGLILCPGSDSCWEEKILQGSPVVGSAGNFSDVADRFINEENIRSIAAFPIIADRKVRGMIWFCDCLTERKWEVVEVDALQAAASIVGSALHQEEMHSELLSGKEKYESMYSMMRQLCDTVPDMLWARDLHGRYMFKNKEASQKLPCSTGILTQPDATSQQESKARDESVLVDGKQVDLEIRKVPFYDQAGELIGSVGIGHDVTAEREATKALIIERRRYAGIFHHIHIGLLTCDPGGEIHESNDRASELLGKMSGSLRGMNLHSIPGLGEIGLLTDFSKAQALRQPIHGRCEYSTKASPKKTLYYSIQPYYDEELRITEVLLTIDEHYQD; the protein is encoded by the coding sequence ATGAATAATCAGGCAGACGTTCCCGCTATTGCACATGAACGGGTGCTTCATGTGGATGATGAGCCGATGATCTGCGACGTGACCAGACTGTGCCTTGAACGGGGGGGACGATTCAGGGTTGATGTGGTCTACAACGCAGAAGAAGCTCTTGCTCTCCTGAGATCAGGCTCTTATTCGTGTGTAATTTCAGATTATGAGATGCCCACAATGAACGGGATCGAACTCCTAAAGGAGATCCGTTCATTTGATCCTGAAATACCCTTCATCCTCTTCAGCGGTCGTGGTAAAGAGACCGTAGTTATCGAGGCTATCAATACAGGTGCAGACTTTTTTATCCAGAAAGGAGGGGATACAAAGACCCTCTTTGCCGAACTTAATCATAAGGTTGACTACGCAATAACCAAGCATAATGCAAGGCTCGCCCTGAAGCGTAGGGATGCCATCCTTGAAGCAGTAAGCCTGGTTGCCACTCTTTTCCTCGGAGGCGAGGCATTCAAGAAAGCCCTGAAGGAATCATTGACCCTCTTCGGGCTTGCAACCGAGGTGGACATGGTGCTGGTATTCAGGGAAGATCCACACAACCCTTTTGATCAGCGGTATCACCGTCTCTGTGGATGGAGCAGGCTTGGAGATCCGGAGCCGGCAGAGGGGCTGATCTTATGCCCGGGAAGCGACTCGTGCTGGGAAGAGAAGATCCTGCAGGGATCTCCGGTTGTAGGATCTGCAGGTAACTTCTCTGATGTTGCAGACAGGTTCATCAACGAGGAGAATATCAGGTCGATAGCAGCATTCCCAATCATTGCTGACAGAAAGGTCAGGGGGATGATCTGGTTCTGTGACTGCCTTACCGAACGCAAGTGGGAAGTGGTTGAGGTTGATGCCCTGCAGGCAGCAGCTTCCATCGTTGGATCTGCACTCCACCAGGAGGAGATGCACTCAGAACTCCTGTCAGGGAAAGAGAAGTACGAGTCTATGTACTCCATGATGCGTCAGCTCTGTGATACCGTACCTGACATGCTTTGGGCAAGGGATTTGCATGGCAGGTACATGTTTAAGAACAAGGAAGCATCACAAAAACTCCCCTGTTCAACCGGTATCCTGACCCAGCCGGATGCCACATCCCAACAAGAGAGCAAAGCAAGGGATGAGTCAGTACTCGTGGATGGCAAGCAGGTTGATCTTGAGATCAGGAAGGTCCCCTTCTATGATCAGGCCGGTGAACTCATCGGGTCTGTCGGGATCGGACACGATGTCACTGCAGAGAGGGAGGCAACAAAGGCCCTCATCATTGAGCGGAGACGATACGCAGGTATCTTTCATCATATCCATATCGGTCTGTTAACCTGCGATCCCGGCGGGGAGATCCATGAGTCAAATGACCGGGCTTCAGAACTGCTGGGAAAAATGAGCGGCTCGCTGCGGGGAATGAATCTGCACTCGATACCAGGACTCGGAGAGATCGGTCTGCTCACCGACTTCTCAAAAGCCCAGGCACTCAGACAGCCCATTCACGGGCGGTGTGAGTACAGCACCAAAGCCAGTCCAAAAAAGACTCTCTATTATAGTATTCAGCCGTACTATGACGAGGAACTGCGGATCACCGAAGTGCTCCTCACCATAGACGAACATTATCAGGATTAA
- a CDS encoding TIGR00725 family protein has translation METGRKKFQIAVIGAAEADQHVQDLAFRVGSLIADEGCILLTGGRGGVMEAASRGAHEAGGLVVGILPGSEGNLYLDVAVKTQMGQARNVVLVESADAVIAVAGSYGTLSEIGVALRIGKPVFGIDTWDIPGLTPCHTPEEAVQNAVSFCQPL, from the coding sequence ATGGAAACTGGTAGGAAGAAGTTCCAGATTGCAGTCATTGGTGCTGCAGAAGCAGATCAGCATGTTCAGGATCTTGCGTTCAGGGTGGGTAGCCTGATCGCAGATGAGGGCTGTATCCTTTTGACCGGTGGCAGAGGCGGGGTCATGGAGGCTGCAAGCAGGGGCGCTCACGAAGCCGGGGGGCTTGTTGTGGGTATTCTTCCTGGTTCAGAAGGAAACCTGTACCTTGATGTTGCTGTCAAAACGCAGATGGGCCAGGCTAGAAATGTAGTCCTCGTCGAGTCTGCAGATGCAGTCATCGCGGTAGCTGGAAGTTATGGCACACTCTCTGAGATCGGGGTAGCACTCAGGATTGGAAAGCCAGTCTTCGGAATTGATACCTGGGATATTCCGGGCCTGACTCCCTGCCATACACCTGAAGAGGCAGTGCAGAATGCTGTCAGTTTTTGCCAGCCCCTCTGA
- a CDS encoding DUF47 family protein — MGIKEWLIPQDKVFFDLFERLARIVVISAEELESMVNNQQDREIAFKKIKELEHQGDQITHEIYENLNRTFITPLDPLEISRLASALDDILDYVDDSAEKMINYGVLEFDNYMQDFAQLIRLSVIQLENGVKLIRSTKDLPKLDSCGIEVNRLENLADDLLSKSIKHLFMGNDPVMMIKLKDIYECLETATDKCEDVTNVLSDISIRHS; from the coding sequence GTGGGGATCAAAGAGTGGCTCATACCTCAAGATAAGGTGTTTTTTGACCTCTTCGAGCGTTTAGCCCGTATTGTCGTCATATCCGCCGAAGAACTCGAGTCGATGGTGAACAACCAGCAGGATCGGGAGATCGCCTTTAAGAAGATTAAAGAACTCGAGCATCAGGGTGACCAGATCACTCACGAGATATATGAGAACCTGAACCGGACATTCATCACACCGCTCGATCCTCTGGAGATCTCGCGTCTTGCTTCGGCACTGGATGACATTCTGGACTATGTAGACGATTCTGCAGAGAAGATGATCAACTACGGCGTCCTTGAGTTCGACAATTACATGCAGGACTTCGCACAACTGATACGCCTATCGGTTATTCAACTTGAGAATGGAGTCAAATTGATCAGATCGACCAAGGATCTGCCAAAACTGGACTCATGCGGAATCGAGGTCAACCGGCTTGAGAACCTTGCCGATGATCTCCTCTCCAAATCAATCAAACATCTCTTCATGGGCAATGACCCGGTGATGATGATCAAACTCAAAGATATCTACGAATGCCTGGAGACAGCGACAGATAAATGCGAAGATGTCACAAACGTCCTCTCTGATATCAGCATCCGTCACTCGTGA